The genomic DNA GAATGAGCGTGATTTTACAGCTTGATTTTTCTATTCAAATGCCAAGAATTTTCAAATGACAGCGAATGAATAGAGCTCCTTTCGAGTAGGTGTGCAGGTTCTGCCTCGTGGCGAACAGAAGTTTTATTTGCGAAACGCGTTATTCGCGGGCACACGGTAGAACAAACTGCTCTAGAATTGTCGCTTGAACATCAAACCCTTTTGCAGATACACAGCCATGATGCCAATTTTCGACCCGATGTATGTCGTTTTTCTCGCTCCTGCTTTCATTCTGATGATGTGGGCTCAGGCGAGAATTCGATCGACTTATGCAAAGGCGTCGCAGGTCCCAGCACGACTTTCTGGAGCAGCTGCAGCGAGGCATATCCTCGACCAGTTTGGGCTTCACGATGTTGCTATCGAGCCGATACGCGGCCACTTGACCGACCACTACGATCCTCGCCATCGCGTTCTCCGCTTGAGTGAGGGAGTTTACGATGGTCGTAACGCCGCAGCGATTGGAATCGCTGCACATGAAGCGGGACATGCGTTGCAACATGCCGAACATTACGGGCCGCTTGTGATTAGAAACATGGCGGTCCCCGCTGCTCAGTACGGTCCGGGATGGTTCATGGCCTTTTTTGTATTAGGGATGTTTATTCCAGTGTACTTCTCGCAGTTCTTCTGGATTGGAATCATCGGCTTTATGGCAGTTGCAGCCTTTCAGCTGGTGAACTTACCTGTCGAGTTCGATGCCAGTAATCGGGCGAAACGACTTCTTGCAGAGACTGGGATTTCAGACGAACAGAGCGGCCCCGCACTCAGCAGTGTCCTCAACGCCGCTGCCTGGACCTATGTTGCAGGAACGTTGCAATCTGTCCTGGTGGTTGCCTACTACATCATGCGTTTCGGCGGCAGAGGAAATGACAACTAAAGCAAAGTAGCCGAATAGCAAAGTCGCTCAAGAAGCAACGTAGCCCGGGACCATTGTCCCGGGCAATAGATGATTGCAGAAAATCGTTTTCGAGATGTTATTCAACATCTCTTTTCGAAGAGAATTTCCTGAGGACAGCTTGGGAAACCCACACCAATAAATTTGCACGGGACAATGGTCCCGTGCTACGTGTGAATCTCGTCTTCGAACTTCCAGCCGCATTCTTTCCAAGCTGGGTTTAACCATCGATGCCAGCTGCTTTTGGGGATCTTCGCAACCAATGGATTGCGACCGATGTACTGAACGACTCGCCAAAGGTGCTCTTCGTCTCTGATGATGCGATCATAACTCTCGTCCTGCCAGAGTGGACCCGGGACTTTTTCTCGCTCACAAATGAACCGACTGCTCGCCCGCTTGATGGCTCCCAGTTCGTTCTCTAACTCAAAACCGTTGAATGGACGTATGATGAGGTGGCAGTGATTCGCCATGACCACAAAGCAACCGATTTCGTATCGTTTTTCGTGAAAGTGCAGAATTGCTCGATGGAGTTCTTCAGCGTACTCGCTTTGGCCAAGCAGGCAGCACCCATAGCTTGCGTCCATGATACGTTCTTGACGACGGAACATTGTTTTCGCGTACTCAATCCAACAGTCTTCATCCCTGGGATGCGGATATCTGTGTAGCCACTCGCGGCGAATTGACTCAAGCTCTTGTTGCTGAGCTGCTGGCACAGCGTCAGCGAGATTGAACGTGACGAAGTAGCTGGCCCCCTCTTGTCTCCAATGTGGGAGATTCCGTTGATATCGGTGGATTGGATGGTGATCGAGCAGACCACGAAATCCCGGTGGAGTCGGAAGATTCAATGACATGACCACGTAGCTCAAGAAGCAACGTAGCCCGGGACCATTGTTCCGGGCAATAGATGACGAACAAGAAGTTGATTTCGAGATGCTTTCAGCATCTCTTTCTGAGAAAAATCCTCTGAAAACGACTGGGGTTAACCCACTACAAAAAAATGCACGGGACAATGGTCCCGTGCTACTTGAGGTTGGCTTCAAGAACGCAATCTGCTTAGCTGCGTTTTTCGATGGCGCGTTGCATGGCTGTTCCCATGTCGGCGGGGGATTCGGCGACTTCGACACCGGCAGCTTCCAGGGCAGCGATTTTTTCTTCAGCTGTTCCACTTCCTCCAGAAATGATCGCACCGGCGTGTCCCATCCGTTTTCCGGGAGGGGCTGTTTTGCCGGCGATGAAGGCTGCAACCGGTTTGGTCACATGATCTTT from Thalassoglobus polymorphus includes the following:
- a CDS encoding transposase — encoded protein: MSLNLPTPPGFRGLLDHHPIHRYQRNLPHWRQEGASYFVTFNLADAVPAAQQQELESIRREWLHRYPHPRDEDCWIEYAKTMFRRQERIMDASYGCCLLGQSEYAEELHRAILHFHEKRYEIGCFVVMANHCHLIIRPFNGFELENELGAIKRASSRFICEREKVPGPLWQDESYDRIIRDEEHLWRVVQYIGRNPLVAKIPKSSWHRWLNPAWKECGWKFEDEIHT
- a CDS encoding zinc metallopeptidase, whose product is MMPIFDPMYVVFLAPAFILMMWAQARIRSTYAKASQVPARLSGAAAARHILDQFGLHDVAIEPIRGHLTDHYDPRHRVLRLSEGVYDGRNAAAIGIAAHEAGHALQHAEHYGPLVIRNMAVPAAQYGPGWFMAFFVLGMFIPVYFSQFFWIGIIGFMAVAAFQLVNLPVEFDASNRAKRLLAETGISDEQSGPALSSVLNAAAWTYVAGTLQSVLVVAYYIMRFGGRGNDN